The proteins below are encoded in one region of Rhipicephalus microplus isolate Deutch F79 unplaced genomic scaffold, USDA_Rmic scaffold_145, whole genome shotgun sequence:
- the LOC142791136 gene encoding serine hydrolase-like protein — protein MFRITAVSSSARQLRWLALRSLLNAQCRTTTSEASVVEREVRELQIPVPHGHLAAKQWLPTSAEDPSRRVLMIHGYLDNAGSFDPLVPWLDPRWHVVAPDLTGHGLSSHLPNGIPYTSLQFWFDIAYTIDHLGWNQCSIIGHSIGGQAGLHYSNLFPERVQNLVMIDALAPMFDQPSKLSRSVREVVEGNIRFDHKDLHKPPSYTEEEVIKLYRRSLVPGYLPDNIRTLMKRGCKLAEDDRYVMTKDARLRYIQWIRIDSSALKKYYTGYTNNLLVLMAVPGFGYASAKHKILADACAQSCRKFQVVQVEGNHHVHMTYPDVVASHIRPFLDPH, from the exons ATGTTTCGAATAACGGCCGTTTCAAG TTCTGCAAGGCAACTGAGGTGGCTGGCCCTCAGGTCCCTGCTTAATGCTCAATGCCGCACGACCACCAGTGAGGCCTCAGTTGTGGAACGCGAGGTTCGAGAGTTGCAGATCCCCGTTCCGCATGGGCACCTGGCTGCCAAGCAGTGGCTGCCCACATCGGCCGAGGACCCTAGCCGACGTGTTCTCATGATCCATGGTTACTTGGACAACGCTGGAAGCTTTGACCCCCTTGTGCCATGGCTTGACCCTCGGTGGCACGTTGTGGCCCCAGATTTAACGGGCCATGGCCTGTCTTCACACTTGCCCAATGGAATACCATATACTTCATTGCAGTTTTGGTTCGACATCGCATACACAATAGACCATCTTGGCTGGAATCAATGCTCCATAATTGGGCACAGCATAGGCGGTCAAGCGGGCTTGCATTACAGTAACCTTTTTCCTGAGAGG GTGCAAAACTTGGTGATGATTGATGCCTTGGCGCCTATGTTCGACCAACCTAGCAAATTATCGCGCAGCGTAAGAGAAGTGGTTGAGGGCAACATACGGTTTGATCATAAGGATCTCCACAAGCCACCTTCTTACACGGAGGAAGAAGTAATAAAGCTTTACCGGCGTAGCTTAGTTCCGGGCTACCTTCCTGACAATATTAGAACATTGATGAAACGCGGTTGCAAGCTTGCTGAGGACGATCGTTACGTCATGACCAAGGACGCCCGCCTCAGGTACATCCAGTGGATTCGGATTGACAGTAGTGCTCTGAAGAAATACTACACTGGCTACACCAACAACCTGCTGGTACTGATGGCTGTTCCTGGCTTCGGATATGCATCTGCAAAGCACAAGATACTAGCTGATGCCTGTGCACAAAGCTGCCGTAAGTTTCAGGTTGTTCAGGTAGAGGGCAATCACCATGTGCACATGACTTATCCAGATGTGGTCGCTAGTCACATACGCCCCTTTTTAGATCCACACTGA